Proteins from one Streptomyces sp. NBC_00390 genomic window:
- a CDS encoding helix-turn-helix domain-containing protein: protein MAETLKKGSRVTGAARDKLAADLKKKYDSGASIRALAEETGRSYGFVHRMLSESGVTLRGRGGATRGKKTASA, encoded by the coding sequence GTGGCCGAGACTCTGAAGAAGGGCAGCCGGGTGACCGGCGCCGCGCGCGACAAGCTCGCGGCAGACCTGAAGAAGAAGTACGACTCCGGTGCGAGCATCCGGGCGTTGGCCGAAGAGACCGGCCGCTCCTACGGATTCGTCCACCGGATGCTGAGCGAGTCCGGAGTCACGCTGCGGGGACGCGGCGGAGCGACGCGAGGCAAGAAGACGGCCTCGGCCTGA